Proteins encoded in a region of the Haloglomus salinum genome:
- a CDS encoding DUF4382 domain-containing protein: MRQQFATVLVALMLVTAGCSFGGGGPGESGEPSDGTSGDAVGTINFYISDQPGAIEDFEHLNVTIDEVAFQKADGNESDAEAATETNTTDTNTTETEDEEMDSEDDGESAWQTFEVDDRTVDLTELKGANATLLQEFEVENGTYTQVRISVSDINGTLTDGSSADVKLPSSKLRINQQFTVGNNESVDFVYDINVVKRGNSGSYNIKPVASESGTDVPIKKVGEDGESEDADDEDADAEDETDTPTPTATDDGNETDAQADQGQMNFYVSDQQNAIDDFRYLNVTVDQVSLRGPAANGTNATYEVDNETVDLTKLQGENATILDTFDVPAGNYTKVFISINEVNGTLTDGSTTDVKLPSSKLQLNENFEVTADSEVDFVYDITVVKRGNSGSYNIKPVASESGTDVPIEKVGGEDEAEDEDDESEQGEQGAPQQDDAESETAAFNATFVGNVTAGENATVYVSQNGTAIENATVTYNDTEYLTDVDGNATFAVPSDAEEVEVEVTYENETVTLEETLESDEEATETSTESEQQSGSADAGSDGGSGDDSGSQSTETATPTETASS, translated from the coding sequence ATGAGACAGCAGTTCGCGACAGTGCTCGTAGCGCTCATGCTCGTCACCGCCGGGTGTTCGTTCGGCGGCGGCGGTCCGGGCGAGAGCGGCGAGCCGAGTGACGGCACATCGGGCGACGCGGTCGGAACCATCAACTTCTACATCAGTGACCAGCCGGGTGCCATCGAGGACTTCGAGCACCTGAACGTCACTATCGACGAGGTGGCCTTCCAGAAGGCCGACGGGAACGAGTCGGACGCGGAAGCTGCCACCGAGACCAACACCACTGACACGAACACCACGGAGACCGAGGACGAGGAGATGGACTCCGAGGACGACGGTGAGTCCGCGTGGCAGACCTTCGAGGTCGACGACCGCACGGTCGACCTGACCGAGCTGAAGGGCGCGAACGCCACGCTCCTGCAGGAGTTCGAGGTCGAGAACGGGACCTACACGCAGGTCCGCATCAGCGTGAGCGACATCAACGGGACCCTCACGGACGGCAGCAGCGCCGACGTGAAGCTCCCGTCCTCGAAGCTCCGCATCAACCAGCAGTTCACGGTCGGCAACAACGAGTCCGTGGACTTCGTCTACGACATCAACGTCGTCAAGCGCGGCAACTCCGGCTCCTACAACATTAAGCCGGTCGCCAGCGAGTCCGGGACGGACGTCCCCATCAAGAAGGTCGGCGAGGACGGCGAGTCCGAGGACGCTGACGACGAGGATGCCGACGCCGAGGACGAGACGGACACCCCGACCCCGACGGCCACCGACGACGGCAACGAGACCGACGCGCAGGCCGACCAGGGCCAGATGAACTTCTACGTCAGTGACCAGCAGAACGCCATCGACGACTTCCGGTACCTGAACGTCACGGTGGACCAGGTGTCGCTCCGTGGCCCGGCAGCCAACGGCACGAACGCGACGTACGAGGTCGACAACGAGACGGTCGACCTGACGAAGCTCCAGGGCGAGAACGCGACCATCCTGGACACCTTCGACGTGCCCGCGGGCAACTACACGAAGGTCTTCATCAGCATCAACGAAGTCAATGGGACGCTCACCGACGGTAGCACCACCGACGTGAAGCTCCCGTCCTCGAAGCTCCAGCTGAACGAGAACTTCGAGGTCACCGCCGACAGCGAGGTCGACTTCGTCTACGACATCACGGTCGTCAAGCGGGGCAACTCCGGCTCCTACAACATCAAGCCGGTCGCCAGCGAGTCCGGCACCGACGTCCCCATCGAGAAGGTCGGCGGAGAGGACGAAGCCGAGGACGAGGACGACGAGTCCGAACAGGGCGAGCAGGGCGCGCCCCAGCAGGACGACGCGGAGAGCGAGACGGCCGCGTTCAACGCGACCTTCGTCGGCAACGTCACGGCCGGCGAGAACGCGACGGTGTACGTCTCCCAGAACGGGACCGCCATCGAGAACGCGACGGTCACCTACAACGACACGGAGTACCTGACCGACGTGGACGGCAACGCGACGTTCGCGGTGCCGAGCGACGCCGAGGAGGTCGAGGTCGAGGTGACCTACGAGAACGAGACGGTCACGCTCGAGGAGACGCTCGAATCGGACGAGGAGGCGACCGAGACGAGCACCGAGAGCGAACAGCAGTCCGGCTCCGCTGACGCCGGGTCCGACGGCGGCTCCGGTGACGACTCGGGTAGCCAGAGCACGGAGACCGCCACACCGACCGAGACCGCGAGTAGCTAA
- a CDS encoding DUF4382 domain-containing protein encodes MFRTDAVAALVAASMLVLAGCTGGVPGGAGGGASDAAMSDDSGTVTLYVSDQPGAMGDFEHLNVTVDKVAYHRANASGDTVDADDAAENETEADAEAEGEADAEVEAESDGEGPESEEGWETYDINDTTVDLTELQGENATVVGQQRLENGTYDKVFLYVSDVNGTLKDGNSTRVKLPSGKLQVEKEFTVGQNESLDFVFDATVVKAGKSGKYVLTPVVSESGTDVPIKEVERDDESGVSARFVGSVDRGGASTVKVTQKGQAVAGATVEINDQEYTTAGDGTVMFDVPADAEEVEVEVEYADGEVELTRKFPAADDEDEAEGEAEAEAETDADDEADEDEAEAEGEVEVDGEVSAESEQDAESEDSDDSDDDDSDDDAATDEDGQADGAAEGDASAEG; translated from the coding sequence ATGTTCAGAACAGACGCGGTCGCCGCGCTCGTCGCGGCGTCGATGCTGGTGCTCGCGGGCTGTACGGGTGGTGTCCCCGGCGGTGCTGGTGGCGGTGCCAGCGACGCCGCGATGTCCGACGACTCCGGAACGGTCACGCTGTACGTGAGTGACCAGCCCGGCGCGATGGGTGACTTCGAACACCTCAACGTCACCGTCGACAAGGTGGCCTACCACCGCGCGAACGCGTCCGGCGACACGGTCGACGCCGACGATGCGGCCGAGAACGAGACCGAAGCTGACGCCGAGGCGGAGGGCGAGGCTGACGCGGAAGTCGAGGCCGAGTCCGACGGCGAGGGCCCCGAGTCCGAGGAGGGCTGGGAGACCTACGACATCAACGACACGACGGTCGACCTGACCGAGCTGCAGGGCGAGAACGCGACCGTCGTCGGCCAGCAGCGCCTCGAGAACGGGACCTACGACAAGGTCTTCCTGTACGTGAGCGACGTGAACGGGACGCTGAAGGATGGGAACTCCACGCGGGTGAAGCTCCCGTCGGGCAAACTGCAGGTCGAGAAGGAGTTCACCGTCGGCCAGAACGAGTCGCTGGACTTCGTCTTCGACGCGACGGTCGTGAAGGCCGGCAAGTCGGGCAAGTACGTCCTGACGCCGGTCGTGAGCGAGTCCGGGACGGACGTCCCCATCAAGGAGGTCGAGCGTGACGACGAGTCCGGCGTCAGCGCCCGGTTCGTCGGTAGCGTCGACCGTGGCGGGGCCTCGACGGTGAAGGTGACACAGAAGGGCCAGGCGGTCGCCGGCGCGACTGTCGAGATCAACGACCAGGAGTACACCACGGCCGGTGACGGCACGGTCATGTTCGACGTCCCCGCAGACGCCGAGGAGGTCGAGGTCGAGGTCGAGTACGCGGACGGCGAGGTCGAACTGACGCGGAAGTTCCCCGCGGCCGACGACGAGGACGAGGCCGAGGGTGAAGCAGAAGCCGAGGCCGAGACAGACGCCGACGACGAAGCAGATGAGGACGAAGCCGAGGCCGAGGGCGAGGTCGAGGTAGACGGTGAGGTGAGCGCCGAGAGCGAGCAGGACGCGGAGAGCGAGGACAGCGACGATAGCGACGACGATGATAGCGACGACGACGCGGCCACGGACGAGGACGGCCAGGCCGACGGCGCGGCCGAGGGCGACGCGAGCGCCGAGGGCTGA
- the rnz gene encoding ribonuclease Z, translating into MSLHVTFLGTGGAVPSVRRNTSALLVRREGERLLFDCGEGTQRQMMRFGTGFDVSHLFVTHTHGDHTLGIPGLLQTWDFNDREDGLAIHVPNGERRTMRNLLDGTGTNPGFPVRINEVGPGDAALARDEYEVRAFATEHRTRSVGYAIVEDDRKGRFDRERAEELGVPVGPKFSTLHDGDPVELDDGTVVTPEQVVGEPRPGRTVVYTGDTRPTDATERIAADADLLVHDATFAEADADRAPQTGHSTATEAAALAGHADAKRLALVHISSRYAGRSELLAEEARAGFDGEVLLPDDGDELEVPYPDS; encoded by the coding sequence ATGTCTCTTCACGTGACGTTCCTCGGCACCGGCGGGGCGGTTCCGTCGGTCCGGCGGAACACATCCGCGCTGCTGGTCCGCCGCGAGGGCGAGCGACTCCTGTTCGACTGCGGCGAGGGCACCCAGCGGCAGATGATGCGCTTCGGGACCGGCTTCGACGTCTCGCATCTCTTCGTCACCCACACGCACGGGGACCACACGCTCGGCATCCCCGGGCTCCTCCAGACGTGGGACTTCAACGACCGCGAGGACGGCCTCGCCATCCACGTCCCGAACGGCGAGCGCCGGACGATGCGGAACCTGCTGGACGGCACCGGCACGAATCCGGGGTTCCCGGTCCGCATCAACGAGGTGGGCCCGGGCGACGCCGCGCTCGCCCGCGACGAGTACGAGGTCCGCGCGTTCGCGACCGAGCACCGGACCCGGTCGGTCGGCTACGCTATCGTCGAGGACGACCGGAAGGGCCGGTTCGACCGCGAGCGGGCCGAGGAACTCGGTGTTCCGGTCGGCCCGAAGTTCTCGACGCTCCACGACGGCGACCCCGTCGAACTCGACGACGGGACCGTTGTCACGCCGGAGCAGGTCGTCGGCGAGCCCCGCCCCGGCCGCACCGTCGTCTACACCGGCGACACCCGGCCGACCGACGCGACCGAACGCATCGCCGCGGACGCCGACCTCCTGGTCCACGACGCCACGTTCGCCGAGGCCGACGCCGACCGCGCCCCGCAGACGGGTCACTCGACGGCGACCGAGGCCGCCGCGCTCGCCGGCCACGCCGACGCGAAGCGACTCGCGCTCGTCCACATCTCCTCGCGATACGCGGGTCGGTCGGAGCTGCTGGCCGAGGAGGCCCGCGCGGGCTTCGACGGCGAGGTCCTGCTCCCCGACGACGGCGACGAACTCGAGGTCCCCTACCCCGATAGCTGA
- a CDS encoding HIT family protein, protein MAEDYECPFCSIVGGEAGASVVAETDETLAFADLNPATEGHTLVIPKRHAAGLADLDPSVGSRLFEEGMAVAAAARETFAPDGINFFLADGEAAGQEVFHVHLHVVPRYEGDKVRFVAEQSRADREALDAVAEQLRERL, encoded by the coding sequence ATGGCCGAGGACTACGAGTGCCCCTTCTGCAGTATCGTCGGAGGTGAGGCCGGGGCGAGCGTCGTCGCAGAGACCGACGAGACACTGGCGTTCGCGGACCTGAACCCGGCGACCGAGGGCCACACGCTCGTGATTCCGAAACGACACGCCGCCGGGCTCGCGGACCTCGACCCGTCGGTCGGCAGCCGGCTGTTCGAGGAGGGGATGGCCGTCGCGGCCGCGGCGCGCGAGACGTTCGCCCCCGACGGCATCAACTTCTTCCTCGCCGACGGCGAGGCCGCCGGACAGGAAGTGTTCCACGTCCACCTCCACGTCGTCCCGCGCTACGAGGGCGACAAGGTGCGGTTCGTGGCCGAGCAGTCGCGGGCAGATCGCGAGGCGCTGGACGCCGTGGCCGAGCAGCTGCGAGAGCGGCTGTAG
- a CDS encoding helix-turn-helix transcriptional regulator has protein sequence MESNLREYREREGLSQGALGEAVGVTRQTINAVERGRYDPSLELALKLAAHFDCAVEDLFQLEDDGEG, from the coding sequence ATGGAGTCGAACCTCCGGGAGTACCGCGAACGCGAGGGGCTGAGCCAGGGCGCCCTCGGCGAGGCTGTCGGGGTCACCCGGCAGACAATCAACGCGGTCGAACGCGGCCGATACGACCCCTCACTGGAGCTGGCACTGAAACTGGCGGCACACTTCGACTGCGCCGTCGAGGACCTGTTCCAGCTCGAGGACGACGGCGAGGGCTGA
- a CDS encoding DUF2178 domain-containing protein, which translates to MTDTALPSPTVSTRSLYAASWAVGSALYAALIVAGYPLVGVGAFVAGAVVAVALGHESDQPTFDERDRAVFDEAGRHTMAAVGMASAVVFPTMVAARALGYVTWPEWFYYAGYFVAGLFAVWGVFVLLARSRRR; encoded by the coding sequence ATGACGGATACCGCCCTCCCGAGCCCCACCGTATCGACTCGCTCGCTGTACGCGGCCTCCTGGGCCGTCGGCAGCGCGCTGTACGCCGCCCTCATCGTCGCCGGCTACCCGCTGGTCGGCGTCGGTGCCTTCGTCGCCGGCGCGGTCGTCGCGGTCGCGCTGGGTCACGAGAGCGACCAGCCCACCTTCGACGAGCGCGACCGCGCCGTCTTCGACGAGGCCGGCCGCCACACGATGGCCGCCGTCGGGATGGCCTCGGCCGTCGTCTTCCCGACGATGGTCGCCGCCCGGGCGCTGGGCTACGTGACCTGGCCGGAGTGGTTCTACTACGCGGGCTACTTCGTGGCCGGACTGTTCGCCGTCTGGGGCGTCTTCGTGCTCCTGGCCCGCTCCCGCCGCCGATGA
- a CDS encoding DUF460 domain-containing protein: MSTRTSALDAVVFGVDIQSGDVRGDSPSYAVVAFDGENVDRDVVSYRKLTRLIQREEPAIVATDNTYELATDKDDLVRFLRELPSGTTLVQVTGAEEPEPLSRVARRHGVPYGKKPMKEAEAAARLAARNVGQEVSAFADRTTVKVARGRSTGGGGGWSEDRFTRRIHGSVKTKARDVERKLDEAGLEYEQEVTEKYGGYSQALFHVEATPAELPVSRERAGDTRIEIDRERKDGIEYAPLVQRRDHVLVGIDPGTTTAVAIVGLDGEVLETLSTRTADTAAVIEWIIERGRPILVAADVEPMPETVEKIRRSFDAAGWVPETDLPVDTKQHRTREVSYENDHERDAMAAALHAFDDHEDQFQRIARKVPAGFNRGEVTARVVAGEESVEAVLADLRDDPDEEAEESSHEPRELTAEEKEIKRLEARVQRLEDHVEELRDTVQQKDERIAEYEDELSEARREERQEARERREVARLERETDRLERELTEERETVAELEDKLERLKALWRLDHSDFADVADEQAGLVPVKPVDQFTTTAIEDAQESYGLAPDDVVLLRDASGAGRRTAELLAETEPRVVLRDGNLSEQADEVLFGHGIPEGPADDVTVQEVDELAVAREREVEAVIEDWEARAEDRRRDRNAEMVDQIISEHRADRPSGESD; this comes from the coding sequence GTGAGTACCCGAACGAGTGCCCTCGACGCGGTCGTGTTCGGGGTGGATATCCAGAGCGGCGACGTCCGCGGTGACTCCCCCTCCTACGCCGTGGTGGCCTTCGACGGCGAGAACGTCGACCGGGACGTGGTCTCCTACCGGAAGCTGACCCGGCTCATCCAGCGCGAGGAGCCCGCCATCGTCGCGACCGACAACACGTACGAGCTCGCGACGGACAAGGACGACCTCGTGCGGTTCCTGCGCGAGCTCCCGTCCGGAACGACGCTCGTGCAGGTGACGGGCGCCGAGGAACCCGAGCCCCTCTCTCGCGTCGCCCGCCGCCACGGCGTCCCGTACGGCAAGAAGCCGATGAAGGAAGCCGAGGCCGCCGCCCGGCTCGCCGCCCGGAACGTGGGCCAGGAGGTGTCGGCGTTCGCCGACCGGACGACCGTGAAGGTCGCGCGGGGCCGCTCGACCGGCGGCGGCGGGGGCTGGTCCGAGGACCGCTTCACCCGTCGCATCCACGGGAGCGTGAAGACGAAGGCTCGCGACGTGGAGCGAAAGCTCGACGAGGCCGGACTGGAGTACGAGCAGGAGGTCACGGAGAAGTACGGCGGCTACTCGCAGGCGCTGTTCCACGTCGAGGCGACCCCCGCCGAGTTGCCGGTCTCGCGCGAGCGCGCCGGCGACACTCGCATCGAGATCGACCGCGAGCGCAAGGACGGCATCGAGTACGCGCCGCTCGTCCAGCGCCGCGACCACGTCCTCGTCGGTATCGACCCCGGGACGACGACAGCCGTCGCCATCGTCGGGCTGGACGGCGAGGTACTGGAGACGCTCTCGACCCGCACCGCGGACACCGCGGCGGTCATCGAGTGGATCATCGAGCGCGGCCGGCCCATCCTGGTCGCCGCGGATGTCGAGCCGATGCCCGAGACGGTCGAGAAGATACGGCGCTCGTTCGACGCCGCCGGCTGGGTGCCCGAGACGGACCTCCCGGTCGACACCAAGCAGCACCGGACCCGGGAGGTGAGCTACGAGAACGACCACGAGCGCGACGCGATGGCCGCCGCCCTCCACGCGTTCGACGACCACGAGGACCAGTTCCAGCGCATCGCTCGGAAGGTCCCGGCGGGGTTCAACCGCGGCGAGGTGACCGCGCGCGTCGTGGCGGGCGAGGAGTCCGTCGAGGCCGTGCTCGCTGACCTGCGCGACGACCCCGACGAGGAGGCGGAGGAGTCGAGCCACGAGCCCCGCGAACTGACCGCCGAGGAGAAGGAGATCAAGCGACTGGAGGCCCGCGTCCAGCGCCTCGAGGACCACGTCGAGGAGCTTCGCGATACCGTCCAGCAGAAGGACGAGCGCATCGCGGAGTACGAGGACGAACTCAGCGAGGCCCGCCGCGAGGAGCGCCAGGAGGCCCGCGAGCGCCGCGAGGTCGCCCGCCTCGAGCGCGAGACAGACCGCCTCGAACGCGAACTCACCGAGGAACGCGAGACCGTGGCGGAACTGGAGGACAAACTGGAGCGGCTGAAGGCGCTCTGGCGGCTCGACCACTCGGATTTCGCCGACGTGGCCGACGAGCAGGCCGGACTCGTCCCGGTCAAGCCCGTCGACCAGTTCACCACGACCGCCATCGAGGACGCCCAGGAGTCCTACGGCCTCGCCCCCGACGACGTGGTCCTCCTGCGTGACGCCTCCGGCGCGGGCCGCCGGACGGCGGAACTCCTCGCTGAGACCGAACCCCGGGTCGTCCTCCGGGACGGCAACCTCTCGGAACAGGCCGACGAGGTGCTGTTCGGGCACGGCATCCCTGAGGGCCCGGCCGACGACGTGACGGTCCAGGAGGTGGACGAACTGGCGGTCGCCCGCGAGCGCGAGGTCGAGGCCGTCATCGAGGACTGGGAGGCCCGTGCCGAGGACCGCCGGCGCGATCGGAACGCCGAGATGGTCGACCAGATCATCAGCGAGCACCGCGCGGACCGGCCCTCCGGCGAGAGCGACTGA
- a CDS encoding DUF7470 family protein, translating to MDVDETKESLGEVGQKGVVALVLGLLVVARENKVAAVGIALVVAGMGMVARGLVESALEEMGMGGML from the coding sequence ATGGACGTCGACGAAACCAAGGAGTCGCTCGGTGAGGTCGGACAGAAGGGCGTCGTGGCGCTCGTGCTGGGCCTGCTCGTGGTCGCCCGCGAGAACAAGGTCGCCGCGGTGGGCATCGCGCTCGTCGTCGCCGGGATGGGGATGGTCGCGCGCGGACTCGTCGAGTCCGCGCTGGAGGAGATGGGGATGGGCGGGATGCTCTGA
- a CDS encoding alpha/beta fold hydrolase — MQDVEPMDHEQWSAEQEETTVSVDGHSVKMAYRDAGPTDRDEPRDTLVFVHGVPTWSYLWRRVAPAFEDAYRVIVPDMVGYGNSSFREGFDRSIRAQEQALDGLLDHLGIELFSFVAHDIGGGAALRFAAHQPERVDRFVASNLVCYDSWPVEFIVNLGLPRTEEMDREEFVGQLDFAFAEGAAADEPDEAFVEGMQAPWLGENGQRAIARAAVATNTNHTTEIDYGDIEAQLLCLWAEDDVMQPIEYGERLADDVGGEVVRLSGAYHWVPEDVGAEYREELGEFLGA; from the coding sequence ATGCAGGACGTCGAGCCGATGGACCACGAGCAGTGGAGCGCTGAACAGGAGGAGACCACCGTGAGCGTCGACGGCCACTCGGTCAAGATGGCCTACCGCGACGCGGGCCCGACCGACCGAGACGAGCCCCGGGACACGCTCGTGTTCGTCCACGGCGTGCCGACGTGGAGCTACCTCTGGCGCCGCGTCGCACCCGCCTTCGAGGACGCGTACCGCGTCATCGTCCCGGACATGGTCGGCTACGGCAACTCCTCGTTCCGCGAGGGGTTCGATCGTTCCATCCGTGCCCAGGAGCAGGCGCTGGACGGCCTGCTGGACCACCTCGGCATCGAGCTGTTCAGCTTCGTCGCGCACGATATCGGGGGTGGGGCGGCGCTGCGGTTCGCCGCCCACCAGCCCGAACGGGTCGACCGCTTCGTCGCCTCCAACCTCGTCTGCTACGACTCCTGGCCCGTCGAGTTCATCGTGAACCTCGGGCTCCCGCGGACCGAGGAGATGGACCGCGAGGAGTTCGTCGGGCAACTGGACTTCGCGTTCGCCGAGGGTGCGGCCGCCGACGAACCGGACGAGGCGTTCGTCGAAGGGATGCAGGCACCCTGGCTCGGTGAGAACGGTCAGCGTGCCATCGCCCGGGCGGCGGTTGCGACGAACACGAATCACACCACGGAGATCGACTACGGCGACATCGAGGCCCAGTTGCTCTGTCTGTGGGCCGAGGACGACGTGATGCAGCCCATCGAGTACGGCGAGCGACTCGCCGACGACGTTGGTGGTGAGGTCGTCCGGCTGTCCGGCGCGTACCACTGGGTGCCCGAGGACGTGGGGGCCGAGTACCGCGAGGAACTGGGCGAGTTCCTCGGCGCCTGA
- a CDS encoding Lrp/AsnC family transcriptional regulator — MSNDAPDWEFKPRDVYVLRELSRDPQLSSRDLARILEEKYDIDVSHVTVSESIRGMREHGVFREAVIPNEEYFIFGLFEFKLNPENFAEGWRDAMEYIRDSPNTLFYFLSDGEYQWKSVMMFSSRQHESQWIHEFYKEHGPVVENIRNSVIHNVLKFRTDPEILASIDEKNPRE; from the coding sequence ATGAGCAACGACGCGCCCGACTGGGAGTTCAAGCCGCGGGACGTCTACGTCCTCCGCGAGCTGTCGCGGGACCCACAGCTCTCCTCGCGTGACCTGGCCCGCATCCTCGAGGAGAAGTACGACATCGATGTCTCGCACGTCACCGTCAGCGAATCCATCCGCGGGATGCGCGAGCACGGGGTCTTCCGCGAGGCCGTCATCCCCAACGAGGAGTACTTCATCTTCGGCCTGTTCGAGTTCAAACTCAACCCCGAGAACTTCGCCGAGGGCTGGCGCGACGCGATGGAGTACATCCGCGACTCGCCGAACACGCTCTTCTACTTCCTCTCGGACGGGGAGTACCAGTGGAAGTCCGTGATGATGTTCTCCTCGCGGCAGCACGAGTCACAGTGGATCCACGAGTTCTACAAGGAGCACGGCCCGGTCGTCGAGAACATCCGCAACTCCGTCATCCACAACGTCCTCAAGTTCCGGACGGACCCGGAGATTCTGGCGAGTATCGACGAGAAGAACCCGCGGGAGTAG
- a CDS encoding GNAT family N-acetyltransferase, with product MRLREATPEDADAIAAVATDAWWAACASALSADAVRTALADLYDEAFLAEVAAEAAQEEEFRFLVAVTDEEGENDDDAVIGFASAAREWADETELFTLYVDPDHWGEGTGTALLEALESWAADRGAERLVCSALAGNTVAVAFLESRGFERVREVEAEVGGETVSEYEFEKPLSG from the coding sequence GTGAGGCTCCGGGAGGCCACGCCCGAGGACGCCGACGCCATCGCGGCGGTCGCCACGGACGCCTGGTGGGCGGCCTGCGCCTCGGCGCTGTCGGCCGATGCCGTCCGGACCGCGCTCGCCGACCTCTACGACGAGGCGTTCCTCGCGGAGGTCGCCGCCGAAGCCGCTCAGGAGGAGGAGTTCCGGTTCCTCGTCGCGGTCACGGACGAGGAGGGCGAGAACGACGACGATGCGGTCATCGGGTTCGCCAGCGCGGCCCGGGAGTGGGCCGACGAGACCGAACTGTTCACTCTGTACGTCGACCCAGACCACTGGGGCGAGGGCACCGGGACGGCGCTGCTGGAGGCACTGGAGTCGTGGGCCGCCGACCGCGGCGCCGAACGGCTCGTCTGCTCGGCGCTCGCCGGCAACACCGTCGCCGTGGCGTTCCTCGAATCGCGGGGGTTCGAGCGGGTGCGCGAGGTGGAGGCGGAGGTCGGCGGCGAGACCGTCTCGGAGTACGAGTTCGAGAAGCCGCTGTCGGGGTGA
- the rio1 gene encoding serine/threonine-protein kinase Rio1 codes for MADQDVEVDLLEPGEGEGEDFGDEWEELDVSDTEADRIARKRDREFLEFRKRIKDADQFKVEASVFDDATLGALYKLVQDGHIDAFGGPLSTGKEANVYLAAGPSAEVAVKIYRINASDFRSMRDYLEGDPRFEGIGSDKKKVVTAWTKKEYANLKRAIAAGVRVPEPIAVQRNVLVMEFLGTDGQRAHRLNEVNVENPETAYEVVREYTRRLYDAGLVHGDLSEYNIVVHEGELALLDLGQAVTVHHPNHREFLERDCRNVADFFARAGADADADELLAYVTRARDSDAAAPEDAPSVPGRDAEADAAEEEDRP; via the coding sequence ATGGCCGACCAGGACGTCGAGGTGGACCTGCTCGAACCGGGCGAGGGTGAGGGCGAGGACTTCGGCGACGAGTGGGAGGAACTCGACGTCTCGGACACGGAGGCCGACCGTATCGCGCGCAAGCGGGACCGCGAGTTCCTGGAGTTCCGCAAGCGCATCAAGGACGCCGACCAGTTCAAGGTCGAGGCGTCGGTGTTCGACGACGCCACGCTGGGCGCGCTGTACAAACTGGTCCAGGACGGCCACATCGACGCGTTCGGCGGGCCGCTCTCGACCGGGAAGGAGGCCAACGTCTACCTCGCGGCCGGCCCCTCCGCCGAGGTCGCGGTGAAGATCTACCGCATCAACGCCTCGGACTTCCGCTCGATGCGTGACTACCTTGAGGGCGACCCGCGCTTCGAGGGCATCGGCTCGGACAAGAAGAAGGTCGTCACCGCGTGGACGAAGAAGGAGTACGCCAACCTCAAGCGCGCCATCGCCGCCGGCGTCCGGGTGCCCGAACCCATCGCGGTCCAGCGCAACGTCCTGGTGATGGAGTTCCTGGGCACCGACGGCCAGCGCGCCCACCGGCTCAACGAGGTGAACGTCGAGAACCCCGAGACCGCGTACGAGGTGGTCCGCGAGTACACCCGCCGGCTGTACGACGCCGGCCTCGTCCACGGCGACCTCTCGGAGTACAACATCGTGGTCCACGAGGGGGAACTCGCGCTGCTGGACCTGGGACAGGCGGTGACGGTCCACCACCCCAATCACCGGGAGTTCCTCGAACGGGACTGCCGGAACGTCGCGGACTTCTTCGCCCGCGCGGGCGCCGACGCGGACGCCGACGAGCTGCTGGCGTACGTCACCCGCGCTCGCGACAGCGACGCGGCGGCACCAGAGGACGCCCCTAGCGTGCCGGGACGAGACGCAGAGGCCGACGCTGCCGAGGAGGAGGACCGACCGTGA
- the eif1A gene encoding translation initiation factor eIF-1A, protein MSEDDGGRKNLRMPDDDEVFAVVTEMLGANRVKVRCMDGKERTARIPGRMQKRIWIREDDVVLVEPWDWQDEKGDITWRYDKQDADQLREEGHISA, encoded by the coding sequence ATGAGCGAGGACGACGGCGGCCGGAAGAACCTCCGCATGCCGGACGACGACGAGGTGTTCGCGGTCGTCACGGAGATGCTCGGTGCGAACCGGGTGAAGGTCCGGTGTATGGACGGCAAGGAGCGTACCGCGCGCATCCCGGGGCGGATGCAGAAGCGCATCTGGATCCGCGAGGACGACGTGGTGCTGGTCGAGCCGTGGGACTGGCAGGACGAGAAGGGCGACATCACGTGGCGCTACGACAAGCAGGACGCCGACCAGCTCCGTGAAGAGGGCCACATCTCCGCCTGA